The Oncorhynchus clarkii lewisi isolate Uvic-CL-2024 unplaced genomic scaffold, UVic_Ocla_1.0 unplaced_contig_110_pilon_pilon, whole genome shotgun sequence genome includes the window gctatctgcagCAGGCCACTGTGTGTAGGCTAATGagctgcttgttagctagctatctgcagcaggccacagtgtatagactaatgagctgcttgttagctagctatctgcagCAGGCCACTGTGTGTAGACTAATGagctgcttgttagctagctatctagtcaACTTTACATACTATAGCTAAGTGAAATATCATCAACTAGTTAACTTTATATTAGCTTCTTATCTTGATATAGGCCTATTTatcattgtaaattaaaaacTCATGCTCCAAATAACAGCAATGGAATCAGGGTGAAAGGATGTTCTGCTCCAGCTGTCAGCTAGGGGagtattggtactagttagacagggtaaaggtagtattggtactagttaaacagggtaaagggagtattggtactagttagacagggtaaagggagtattggtactagttagacagggtaaagggagtattggtactagttagacagggtaaagggagtattggtactagttagacagggtaaagggagtattggtactagttagacagggtaaagggagtattggtactagttagacagggtaaagggagtattggtactagttaaacagggtaaagggagtattggtactagttagacagggtaaagggagtattggtgctagttagacagggtaaagggAGTATTGGTACTAGTTAAGACAGGGTAACGGGGgtattggtactagttagacagggtaaagggagtattggtactagttagacagggtaaagggagtattggtactagttagacagggtaaagggagtattggtgctagttagacagggtaaaggtagtattggtactagttagacagggtaaagggggcattggtactagttagacagggtaaagggagtattggtactagttagacagggtaaCGGGGgtattggtactagttagacagggtaaCGGGGgtattggtactagttagacagggtaaagggagtattggtactagttagacagggtaaagggagtattggtactagttagacagggtaaagggagtattggtactagttagacagggtaaagggagtattggtactagttagacagggtaaaggtagtattggtactagttagacagggtaaagggagtattggtactagttagacagggtaaagggagtattggtactagttagacagggtaaagggagtattggtactagttagacagggtaaagggagtattggtactagttagacagggtaaagggagtattggtactagttaaacagggtaaagggagtattggtactagttagacagggtaaagggagtattggtgctagttagacagggtaaagggAGTATTGGTACTAGTTAAGACAGGGTAACGGGGgtattggtactagttagacagggtaaagggagtattggtactagttagacagggtaaagggagtattggtactagttagacagggtaaagggagtattggtgctagttagacagggtaaaggtagtattggtactagttagacagggtaaagggggcattggtactagttagacaggtgttagggaagattcagaatttgttggtaacatatgtaagatgttttatattcatcaaatatgtgtaagttaattctcatcagaatggtatttttctGTAATTCTGTGGTGAGGTTGCGtctgttctatgtcaaaactaagttgcctgggccgctgagaggggagaggtcaaagtgtcatcatgtgtaaacatatctttcacTATCTACCTTTCCCATAGTGGGGAAAGGAAGgttgcagtgtctggaatcattctatgctccctcttatgttgtttctatcttaacctatagcctcaccctcctctccgtgagtttgtccaggagtttgtatttagagtgggttgtatctaaatgactatttgatatatgcctgttgatttggaggattggtttatggtttgggaaaggagacaaagctgaacgatgagttatgtctatgctgtctgactatgtgtgtctttgctattaaaggaactCAGTTGCATTGTAAGGGGGCTCTCAGAGGATTCACTGGGAGACACTGAAtcaatctgagagtcacagggttgtgatagagctcatataattaaagatggacttttataactaactctgacttgtgtgtgtggtttgctcccatgatttggtaaatagaggaaatttccacgacacagggtaaagggagtattggtactagttagacagggtaaCGGGGgtattggtactagttagacagggtaaCGGGGgtattggtactagttagacagggtaaagggagtattggtactagttagacagggtaaagggagtattggtactagttagacagggtaaagggagtattggtactagttagacagggtaaagggagtattggtactagttagacagggtaaaggtagtattggtactagttagacagggtaaagggagtattggtactagttagacagggtaaagggagtatcggtactagttagacagggtaaagggAGTATTGGTACTAAATAAATTAAgactaaaaaaaatattattttattacaaAGAAGCGTCCCGTCCACTAGGTTATACGTCACGCTAGAAACATCGCCATCTGTtgtctggagtgggtaacgcagtcgAGGAAAATATTTGATTTTCAGACAAAGTTTCTTTCAAAAGTTTAATATTATATTGAGACTTACAAAGAGAAGCTTTGGTTCATCAATTAACTTTTGATGAGTGAGAATTTTAATATCAACTTCACATCTACTACACATCTGTATTCTATGCAAATTCTGATTCATTCAGTCAACAGATAATATCAAAATAAACAACTCTATACTGCTTCTACATGGTGGAATTGGTGGGAACATTCATGTTTTTCATGTCAACAACTTATCAATGTTGTTATAAAAACGCCACCACATTTTCATCGTCCTTTAGCTTGACGACTAGTAAACAAATGAACTCAATGAAACAAAACGACTAAATTCAAGAGGTTTCAAAGTTCAAAATCAAGAAATGCTCATTCTATTAATCTATTCCATAATGTACATGGTGCAATATCTAAATCATGTATTCAATCAAATTCATTTAGCGAAAAGCCAGATCCCATCACATCCAAGAGGTTAGAATCAAGAAATCCAAAACTCTATTAATCTATATAATAATATCCCCAAATTATAATGAACAACAGAGGGTTTATAGTTGTATCCATTAAAGTTCATAATCAAAACAAAATACAAATTGTGTTTAATCTGATTTTAGATCAGGTCTCcagataaacatttttttttttaaagttggcATATTTTTAATGATTTCATATAAACAATATGATTTAATTTGGCATGAACAAAAACACAAATTCTCAGTCAAAAACACAAGTCAGAACAcagcctctctattctctcatgtgatttcaggtcctctgactgggaaaatgtctttccacaatgagagcagtggtatgtcttctcctcctgtgtatgtATTCTTTCATGCTTATTCAGATGTCTTAATCGGTTAAATGtctttccacacagggagcagtAGTATGTCTTATcccctcctgtgtgtgtcctgtcatgCCTATTCAGGGCCCCTAACTTGGTAAAACTCTTTCCGCACAGGGAGCATTGGTAGGGCTtttcttgtgtgtgttttgtctcatGCTCTTTTAGGTTCCCTAAGCGGGTAAAATTCTTTCCACAAAGggagcattggaaaggctttCCCCCTGTGTGTATCTTCTCATGCTCCTTCAGCCTCCCTAACTTGGTAAAACTCTTTCCGCACAGGGAGCATTGGAATGGCTTTTCACCTGTGTGTATCTTCTCATGCTCCTTCAGCCTCCCTAACTGGGTAAAacgctttccacactgggaacattggaaaggtttttcccctgtgtgtgAACTCTCATGGGTTTTCAGGCTCCCTAACCTGGCGAAAGTCAatccacactgggaacagtggAACGGTTTCTCTCCAGAGTGTATTCTCTTATGCTCCCTTAGGCTCCCTAACCAGGTAAATCTCTTttcacactgggaacattggaaaggcttttctcctgtgtgttttctctcgtGCTGTTTTAGGtaccctgaccaactaaaactctttccacagtgggagcagtggtgtcgtctcGCTGGTTTGGgcgtctctgggtctggttcccctgaaggactCTTCCTGCTGTCAGAGTgggagtctggtctctctcctgccaaagacaaacaGATTATTTTAGTTAAACAGAGACCTGAATGAAATCTCCAAATGATAAAACTGTCTTCCTATGAGGTTTAATCCAGACTAGACACCTCAATAGAATAGtgtctgtagtggtctgtagGCCAATAAAAACACTCTTCAACTTGACTATTGTGAAGCAGTATtagacctaatggataaatagactggtcagtataggatacatgtaatagactagtcagtataggatacatgtattagacctaatggataaatagactagtcagtataggatacatgtattagacctaatggataaatagactagtcagtataggatacatgtaatagactagtcagtataggatacatgtattagactagtcagtataggatacatgtaatagactagtcagtataggatacatgtaatagactagtcagtataggatacatgtaatagactagtcagtataggatacatgtattagactagtcagtataggatacatgtaatagactagtcagtataggatacatgtaatagactagtcagtataggatacatgtattagacctaatggataaatggactagtcagtataggatacatgtaatagactagtcagtataggatacatgtaatagacctaatggataaatggactagtcagtataggatacatgtataaATAAGTATATACTATTAGTTCTTTCAGATGAGCATACTAGAGCTTTTCCCGTCTatcggaagttgatgctgttgctatgcaacctcttccTAGCTAATTAGCATAACACATAACTAGTTAGACATTTTACGACTTAAATTATGCTTCTTTGCCGACATTTACTGACAGCGGCCacattcaatgggtgttgagcatacgagctgtatcaccacctggtacggcagctgcaccacccacaaccgcagggctccgcccacaaccgcagggcaccgcccacaaccgcagctgcaccgcccacaaccgcatggcaccgcccacaactgcagggctccgcccacaaccgcagagCATACgagctgtatcaccacctggtacggcagctgcaccgcccacaaccgcagggcacAGCACacataatggaacactggtcactttaataatggaacactggtcactttaataatggaacactggtcactttaataatggaacactggtcactataataatggaacactggtcactttaataatggaacactggtcactttaataatggaacactggtcactttaataatggaacactggtcactataataatggaacactggtcactttaataatggaacactggtcactttaataatggaacactggtccctttaataatggaacactggtcactttaataatggaacactggtccctttaataatggaacactggtcactttaataatggaacactggtcactttaataatggaacactggtcactttaataatggaacaccggtcactttaataatggaacaccggtcactttaataatggaacaccggtCACTTTAAtagtggaacactggtcactttaataatggaacactggtcactttaataatggaacactggtcactttaataatggaacactggtcagaaTGGTTCCattttgctttactcatctcatatgtatatactgtattctattctactgtatttaagtcaatgccactctgacgtTGCTCAACCTAATATTTGATATATTTCTTCATTATTATActatagatttgtgtgtattgttgtgaattgttagatacaactgcactgttggagctggaaacacaagcatgTCTCCACACctgctaaatatgtgaccaatgaaaTTCATTTGAAGTTATTCTACCATCTCTACTGATCTGCGTGACAAGTATGATTTTCATTGGCACATTTTTtcatggaacagtttcatttaatttataataaaatatttaatctcaaaatcattgtcatgtgatTAATCAAGATggtatctaaatgaaaatgatacaaacctaaaaaGTAACTTATTTTgccaaatatgtaaaaaaaaaaaaatacctacGTAaagacaacaaataaaaacattgcagactgcagttagaaaatatcctgataaaaataaatctcctataaatcacattggctacacatggcctgtctgctaggaactggaaacattggctacacatggcctgtctgctaggaactggaaacattggctacacatggcctgtctgctaggagctggaaacattggctacacatggcctgtctgctaggagctggaaacattggctacacatggcctgtctgctaggaactggaaacattggctacacatggcctgtctgctaggagctggaaacattggctacgcatggcctgtctgctaggagctggaaacattggctacacatggcctgtctgctaggaactggaaacattggctacacatggcctgtctgctagGAACTGGAAACATTgcctacacatggcctgtctgctaggagctggaaacattggctacacatggcctgtctgatAGGAGCTGgaaacattggctacacatggcctgtctgctaggaattggaaacattggctacacatggcctgtctgctaggaactggaaacattggctacacatggcctgtctgctaggaactggaaacattggctacacatggcctgtctgctaggaactggaaacattggctacacatggcctgtctgctaggagctggaaacattggctacacatggcctgtctgctaggaactggaaacattggctacacatggcctgtctgctagGAGCTGGAAACATTGGATTAACTTGGTCTGGCCCAGAAGATGGTGCTAGTGAACTCACAACATTGTAttaaatattctgggccctcagagtttcctgccccagtgagctctggacagacagacacagctgaaGGCCAAGGGATAATTAGTAATCAGGTAGGGCTATTTTCTGACGTTTCCATTGGATGCCGTAAGATGCGATGGATAATTAGTAATCAGGTAGGGCTATTTTCCGACGTTTCCATTGGATGCCGTAAGATGCGTTGGATAATTAGTAATCAGGTAGGGCTATTTTCTGACGTTTCCATTGGATGCCGTAAGATGCGTTGGATAATTAGTAATCAGGTAGGGCTATTTTCTGACGTTTCCATTGGATGCCGTAAGATGCGTTGGATAAttagtaatcaggtaggcctttaaaaaaaaagacttTTCCATTGAATCAGAGgatgaaaaataacaaataaatcaCCCTGAGTGGTTCTCTAaagggagagagcaggaaagaTGTTTCTAATCTGCtccattgaggaactattgtcattctccatggatgtaaaaacacactttgtttacttcctgtttgaggagaagaaaaaaaagacttTTTGAAGCTCCAcagtttattagtggtggtggtgagttaaaactatcagatccccaaaatgggcacatttatatccCTACATTTGAGGGCCAGGTAGTCTACAGACCTGCTTCTATCAGGTGAGTGTCCTTACTCAAGATTGACAGGAGAGCGCCAAACTAAATTAATAAAATTGACAAAAACTCATAAACGGAATGAAAATACACCAACGTTTgcttctcacaagtgtagcataggttataagctctgcaaacaacgtgtccactcTGACAACGACACGggtaataatatattgaatgcattaacagaaatgactgtaaccaaacaaacattgcagATAATAAATGATGATAATTAAGGGTAAATGTAGAACTGGTGAAATATTTATTGTGGAATTAATAGGTAAATATCCTATAGGTGATATATGTATTGGGGAATTGATAGGTAAACATCCTATAGGTGATATATGTATTGGGGAATTGATAGGTAAATATCCTATAGGTGATATATGTATAGGGGAATTGATAGGTAAATATCCTATAGGTGATATATGTATTGGGGAATCGATAGGTAAATATCCTATAGGTGATATATGTATAGGGGAATTGATAGGTAAATATCCTATAGGTGATATATGTATTGGGGAATCGATAGGTAAATATCCTATAGGTGATATATGTATTGGGGAATTGATAGGTAAATATCCTATAGGTGATATATGTATTGGGGAATTGATAGGTAAATATCCTATAGGTGATATATGTATTGGGGAATTGATAGGTAAATATCCTATAGGTGATATATGTATTGGGGAATTGATAGGTAAATATCCTATAGGTGATATATGTATTGGGGAATTGATAGGTAAATATCCTATAGGTGATATATGTATTGGGGAATTGATAGGTAAATATCCTATAGGTGATATATGTATTGGGGAATCGATAGGTAAATGTCTTATAGGTGATATATGTATTGGGGAATCGATAGGTAAATGTCTTATAGGTGATATATGTATTGGGGAATTGATAGGTAAATATCCTATAGGTGATATATGTATTGGGGAATCGATAGGTAAATATCCTATAGGTGATATATGTATAGGGGAATCGATAGGTAAATATCCTATAGGTGATATATGTATTGGGGAATCGATAGGTACATGTCTTATAGGTGATACTGGTGTACCACCCCCACGACCTCTgaaatggattagtccactcagacaggtgtCTAGTGTGACACATTTGTTATCATATATTTGCCACTGCTCAACTAACAAAAAATATATTGgttgaccaacagcctatcgaccaaatcAATGGACCAGGTGACTAAATGGGATGAGCCCTAAAAACAATGGACCAGGGGACTAAATGGGATCAACCCTAAAACAATGGACCAGGGGACTAAATGGGATCAACCCTAAAACAATGGACCAGGGGACTAAATGGGATCAGCCCTAAAACAATGGACCAGGGGACTAAATGGGATCAGCCCTAAAACAATGGACCAGGGGACTAAATGGGATCAGCCCTAAAACAATGGACCAGGGGACTAAATGGGATCAGCCCTAAAACAATGGACCAGGGGACTAAATGGGATCAGCCCTAAAACAATGGACCAGGGGACTAAATGGGATCAGCACTAAAACAATGGACCAGGGGACTAAATGGGATCAGCCCTAAAACAATGGACCAGGGGACTAAATGGGATCAGCCCTAAAACAATGGACCAGGGGACTAAATGGGATCAGCCCTAAAACAATGGACCAGGGGACTAAATGGGATCAGCCCTAAAAACAAATACACATAATAAATACCAAATCAATAAATGCAGATCAAACAGTTTACATAACATACAATATTACAAGCAATTTAAGAACAAACACATTCCTCAACAATGAGGTGGAACACTGACTATGAGGAAAccgtcaggactacagacacagagagaggatggtagaacactgactaTGAGGAAACTGTCCagactacagacacagagagaggatggtagaacactgactgaggaaactgtcca containing:
- the LOC139394572 gene encoding zinc finger protein 180-like, whose product is MSSLSYSPVKEEEVCWTEKEALGMNIVMKEEEDVSVKGEEEAFRMKEEEEEAISVTLKEEDDVTVKEEREHFRVKDEEGIETVTVEEEKEPFVVAEVAILRKEEEDVLGDEEEGEKTEDLINTRERPDSHSDSRKSPSGEPDPETPKPARRHHCSHCGKSFSWSGYLKQHERKHTGEKPFQCSQCEKRFTWLGSLREHKRIHSGEKPFHCSQCGLTFARLGSLKTHESSHTGEKPFQCSQCGKRFTQLGRLKEHEKIHTGEKPFQCSLCGKSFTKLGRLKEHEKIHTGGKPFQCSLCGKNFTRLGNLKEHETKHTQEKPYQCSLCGKSFTKLGALNRHDRTHTGGDKTYYCSLCGKTFNRLRHLNKHERIHTQEEKTYHCSHCGKTFSQSEDLKSHERIERLCSDLCF